In Helianthus annuus cultivar XRQ/B chromosome 3, HanXRQr2.0-SUNRISE, whole genome shotgun sequence, a single window of DNA contains:
- the LOC118490569 gene encoding putative pentatricopeptide repeat-containing protein At1g12700, mitochondrial, producing the protein MMNRIAFIKFRGNFTTSSFLLHSETPFSSFHIGLHSDTRSVSSNRSLFDKITNLNDALNLFDEMSHRHPLPSVVKFTQLLNVVTKMKHFTYALDLFKQMCSLGVPLDKYTLSIAIKCCCQLNRTKDGFAVLGSCFRRAIPPDVYIFSVLLDGLVLEDRILEAEMFFKKLIKQKLCEPDVVMYNTMIKGLCKFGNNVTALALLRLMEQKNCKPSIVTYSTIIDSLCKDKMMDDAFKLFKEMVFEKGILPNVITYTSLICGLCKLGRWDEASKMLKEMEDENISPDVQTFNVLVDAFCKEGKVEEAEAAINIMIERGEVPNIVTYNALIDGYCLRGEMIKAKTIFDSMTLRGLVPDVVTYSSLLNGYCKNLNIEKAEQMFHEMTVKGLKPDVVTYSTMIQGFFQVGRCVAARRLFDEMHAQGQIPDQCTYGIVLDGLCNNHLVEDALSLFYLVGNSKLNSDIAVYNILIDGAGKNGKVEVARILFQGLIDKGLQPDVRTYNVMISGFCREGQLGEAKLLFLKMEESGCPPNNITYCVLLQGCLKSVAMVAIANSIAYRSKVATS; encoded by the exons ATGATGAATCGCATAGCTTTCATCAAATTCAGAGGTAATTTCACCACCAGTTCCTTTCTTCTTCATTCCGAAACCCCTTTCTCATCTTTCCACATAGGTTTACATTCCGATACTCGCAGTGTTTCCTCAAATCGATCTTTGTTTGATAAAATTACCAACTTAAATGATGCCCTGAACCTGTTCGATGAAATGTCACACAGACACCCTTTGCCATCTGTTGTTAAGTTTACTCAGTTGTTGAATGTTGTTACCAAAATGAAACATTTTACTTATGCACTTGATCTTTTTAAACAAATGTGTTCCCTTGGTGTCCCTCTTGATAAATACACATTGAGCATTGCAATCAAGTGTTGTTGTCAGTTGAATCGCACCAAAGATGGTTTTGCAGTCCTAGGAAGCTGCTTTAGGCGAGCTATTCCACCCGATGTGTACATATTTAGTGTGCTCTTAGATGGACTCGTCCTAGAAGATAGGATTCTTGAAGCAGAGATGTTCTTCAAGAAGCTCATCAAACAAAAACTTTGTGAACCTGATGTGGTTATGTATAACACAATGATTAAAGGCCTTTGCAAGTTCGGTAATAACGTTACAGCACTTGCTTTGCTTAGGCTAATGGAACAAAAAAACTGCAAGCCTAGTATTGTTACATATAGCACCATCATTGATAGTCTTTGCAAGGATAAAATGATGGATGATGCTTTCAAGCTCTTTAAAGAAATGGTATTTGAAAAAGGAATTTTACCAAATGTCATCACATACACCTCTTTAATCTGTGGTCTCTGTAAGTTAGGTCGTTGGGATGAGGCCTCAAAGATGCTAAAAGAAATGGAGGATGAGAACATTTCTCCGGATGTGCAGACCTTTAATGTATTAGTTGATGCTTTTTGCAAGGAAGGTAAAGTAGAAGAAGCTGAGGCTGCTATAAACATCATGATTGAGAGAGGTGAGGTTCCAAACATAGTGACATACAACGCACTTATTGATGGTTACTGTCTTCGAGGTGAAATGATCAAAGCAAAAACAATTTTTGATTCAATGACACTTAGAGGTCTCGTTCCTGATGTTGTTACTTACAGTAGTTTATTGAATGGGTATTGCAAGAATCTGAATATTGAGAAGGCTGAGCAAATGTTCCATGAAATGACTGTAAAAGGTTTAAAACCCGATGTAGTCACTTACAGCACCATGATACAAGGATTTTTTCAGGTTGGGCGTTGTGTAGCTGCGCGCAGACTCTTTGATGAGATGCATGCACAAGGCCAAATCCCAGACCAGTGCACTTATGGAATAGTTTTAGATGGCCTTTGCAACAACCATCTAGTAGAGGATGCGCTTTCTTTGTTTTATTTGGTGGGTAACAGCAAGCTTAATTCTGATATTGCAGTGTACAACATTCTCATTGATGGTGCAGGCAAAAATGGGAAAGTCGAAGTTGCGAGGATTCTTTTCCAAGGTCTAATTGATAAAGGCTTGCAACCTGATGTTCGTACATATAACGTGATGATCAGTGGTTTTTGTCGGGAAGGTCAATTGGGGGAAGCAAAGTTGTTGTTTCTTAAAATGGAAGAGAGTGGCTGCCCACCAAATAATATTACTTACTGTGTTCTTCTCCAAGGATGTCTAAagt cggtcGCTATGGTCGCTATAGCGAATAGCATAGCATATAGGTCGAAGGTCGCTACAAG CTAA
- the LOC110945121 gene encoding putative pentatricopeptide repeat-containing protein At1g12700, mitochondrial, translating into MMNRTAFIKFGGTNSFLLHSLSSFQSGTHKASLHSNVSFLIHKITNLNDALKLFDEMSHRQPLPSVVKFNQLLTAVTKMKHFSSSLDLFKQMCSLGVPVSNYTMSIAIKCCCQLYRTKDGFAVLGCCFRRSIAPNEFIYSALLDGLVHEDKILEAEMLFKKLVKQKLCEPNVVMYNTMIKGLCKFGNNVTALALLRLMEQKNCKPSIVTYSTIIDSLCKDKMIDDALKLLKEMVSDKGILPNVITYNSLICGLCKFGRWDEASKMLKQMEDENISPNVKTFTALVDAFCKEGKVEEAEAVINIMIERDKAPDLVTYSSLIDGYCLRGEMIKAKKLFDSLTLKGLVPNVITYNSLLNGYCKNRNIEEAMQMYCEMAGKGLKPDVVTYSTMLQGLFKVGRCVDARKLFDEMHAQGLIPDQCTYRIVLEGLCNNHQVEEALSLFRLVGNSKFNSDIVVYNILIDGAGKCGKFRIARNLFHDLTDKGLQPDVCTYNVMISGFCREGQLGEAKLLFLKMEESGCPPDDVTYRVLLQGYLKNRHYDDVEMLLQEMDDRGYSLDASTLSLFIDDIAAGLLDRSMLKLLGKLVPKELLNDPSLCDWE; encoded by the coding sequence ATGATGAATCGCACAGCTTTCATCAAATTCGGAGGTACCAACTCCTTccttcttcattctctctcatctttCCAATCCGGTACTCATAAAGCTTCCCTTCACTCCAATGTTTCCTTTTTGATTCATAAAATTACCAACTTGAATGATGCCTTGAAACTGTTCGATGAAATGTCACACAGACAGCCTTTGCCATCTGTTGTTAAGTTTAATCAGTTGCTGACTGCTGTTACTAAAATgaaacatttttcttcttctcttgACCTTTTCAAACAAATGTGTTCCCTTGGTGTCCCTGTTAGTAATTACACTATGAGCATTGCAATCAAGTGTTGTTGCCAGTTGTATCGCACCAAAGATGGTTTCGCAGTCCTAGGTTGTTGCTTTAGACGATCTATTGCACCGAATGAGTTTATATATAGTGCACTCTTAGACGGTCTCGTCCATGAAGATAAGATTCTTGAAGCAGAGATGTTATTCAAGAAGCTCGTCAAGCAAAAACTTTGTGAACCTAATGTTGTTATGTACAACACAATGATTAAAGGCCTTTGCAAGTTCGGTAATAACGTTACAGCACTTGCTTTGCTCAGGTTGATGGAGCAAAAAAACTGCAAGCCTAGTATTGTTACATATAGCACCATCATTGATAGTCTTTGCAAGGATAAAATGATAGATGATGCTTTGAAGCTCTTAAAAGAAATGGTATCAGACAAAGGTATTCTACCAAACGTCATCACCTACAACTCTTTAATTTGTGGTCTTTGTAAGTTTGGTCGTTGGGATGAGGCCTCAAAGATGCTAAAACAAATGGAGGATGAGAACATTTCTCCAAATGTGAAAACCTTTACTGCATTAGTTGATGCATTTTGCAAAGAAGGTAAAGTAGAAGAAGCTGAGGCTGTTATCAACATCATGATTGAGAGAGATAAGGCTCCAGACTTAGTGACATATAGCTCACTTATTGATGGTTACTGTCTTCGAGGTGAAATGATCAAAGCAAAAAAACTTTTTGATTCACTGACGCTTAAAGGTCTTGTTCCTAATGTTATTACTTACAATAGTTTGTTGAACGGGTATTGCAAGAATCGGAATATAGAAGAGGCTATGCAAATGTATTGTGAAATGGCTGGAAAAGGTTTAAAACCCGATGTGGTCACTTACAGCACCATGTTACAAGGATTGTTTAAGGTTGGGCGTTGTGTAGATGCACGCAAACTCTTCGATGAGATGCATGCACAAGGCCTAATTCCAGACCAATGCACTTATCGAATAGTTTTAGAGGGCCTTTGCAACAATCATCAAGTAGAAGAGGCGCTCTCTTTGTTTCGCTTGGTGGGTAATAGCAAGTTTAATTCTGATATTGTTGTGTACAATATCCTCATTGATGGTGCGGGAAAATGTGGGAAATTTCGCATTGCAAGGAATCTTTTCCATGACTTAACTGATAAAGGCTTGCAACCTGATGTTTGTACATATAACGTGATGATCAGTGGTTTTTGTCGGGAAGGTCAATTGGGGGAAGCAAAGTTGTTGTTTCTTAAAATGGAAGAGAGTGGCTGCCCGCCAGATGATGTTACTTACCGTGTTTTACTCCAAGGATATCTAAAGAACAGGCACTATGATGATGTGGAGATGCTTTTACAGGAAATGGATGATAGAGGTTACTCACTTGATGCTTCGACTTTATCGTTATTTATAGATGATATCGCAGCTGGTTTACTAGATAGAAGTATGCTTAAGTTGTTAGGTAAGCTTGTGCCAAAAGAATTATTGAACGATCCTAGCTTGTGCGACTGGGAGTGA
- the LOC110864251 gene encoding putative pentatricopeptide repeat-containing protein At1g12700, mitochondrial → MMNRTAFIKFRGNNSFLLHSLSSFQSGTHKASLHSNVSFLIHKITNLNDALELFDEMSHRQPLPSVVHFTQLLNAVTKMKHFSSSLDLFKQMCSLGVPVNEYSMSIAIKCCCQLYRSKDGFAVLGCCFRRAIAPDVYIFNALLDGLVLEDRILEAEMLFKKLIKQKLCEPDVVMYSTMIKGLCKFGNNVTALALLRLMEQTNCKSNIVTYNTIIDSLCKDKMIDDAFKLFKEMVFREGILPDVITYNTLICGLCKLGRWDEASKLLKEMEDENISPNVHTFNVLVDAFCKEGKVEEAEVVISIMIERGKALDLVTYNSLIDGYCLRGEMIKAREIFDSITLRGLIPDVVTYNSLLNGYCKNRNIEEAMQMFHEMIVKGLKPDVVTYSTMIQGFFQVGRCVAARKLFDEMHAQGQIPDQCTYRIVLEGLCNNHLVEDAFSLFHLVGNSKLNSDIVVYNILINGAGKYGKVDVARILFQGLIDKGLQPNVRTYNVMISGFCRGGQLGEARLLFFKMEESGCPPDDVTYRVLLQGYLKNRHYDDVEMLLQEMDGRGYSLDASTLSLFIDHIAAGLLDRSMLKLFGKLVPKELLNDPRLCDWE, encoded by the coding sequence ATGATGAATCGCACAGCTTTCatcaaattcagaggtaacaACTCCTTccttcttcattctctctcatctttCCAATCCGGTACTCACAAAGCTTCCCTTCACTCCAATGTTTCCTTTTTGATTCATAAAATTACCAACTTGAATGATGCCTTGGAACTGTTCGATGAAATGTCACACAGACAGCCTTTGCCATCTGTTGTTCACTTCACTCAGTTGTTGAATGCTGTTACTAAAATgaaacatttttcttcttctcttgACCTTTTCAAACAAATGTGTTCCCTTGGTGTCCCTGTTAATGAATATTCTATGAGCATTGCAATCAAGTGTTGTTGCCAGTTGTATCGCTCCAAAGACGGGTTTGCAGTCCTAGGCTGTTGCTTTAGGCGAGCTATTGCACCTGATGTCTACATATTTAATGCACTCTTAGACGGACTCGTCCTTGAAGATAGGATTCTTGAAGCAGAGATGTTATTCAAGAAGCTCATCAAACAAAAACTTTGTGAACCTGATGTTGTTATGTACAGCACAATGATTAAAGGCCTTTGCAAGTTCGGTAACAACGTTACAGCACTTGCTTTGCTCAGGCTGATGGAACAAACAAACTGCAAGTCTAATATTGTTACGTACAACACCATCATTGATAGTCTTTGCAAGGATAAAATGATAGATGATGCTTTCAAGCTCTTTAAAGAAATGGTATTTAGGGAAGGCATTCTACCAGATGTCATCACATACAACACTTTAATTTGTGGTCTCTGTAAGTTAGGTCGTTGGGATGAGGCCTCAAAGCTGCTAAAAGAAATGGAGGATGAGAACATTTCTCCAAATGTACATACCTTTAATGTATTAGTTGATGCGTTTTGCAAGGAAGGCAAAGTAGAAGAAGCTGAGGTTGTTATCAGCATCATGATTGAGAGAGGTAAGGCTCTAGACTTAGTGACATACAACTCACTTATTGATGGTTACTGTCTTCGAGGGGAAATGATCAAAGCAAGGGAGATTTTTGATTCCATTACACTTAGAGGCCTCATTCCTGATGTTGTTACTTACAATAGTTTATTGAATGGCTATTGCAAGAATCGGAATATAGAAGAGGCAATGCAAATGTTTCATGAAATGATTGTAAAAGGTTTAAAACCCGATGTAGTCACTTACAGCACCATGATACAAGGATTTTTTCAGGTTGGGCGTTGTGTAGCTGCGCGCAAACTCTTTGATGAGATGCATGCACAAGGCCAAATCCCAGACCAATGCACTTATCGAATAGTTCTAGAGGGTCTTTGCAACAACCATCTAGTAGAGGATGCGTTCTCTTTGTTTCATTTGGTGGGTAACAGCAAGCTTAATTCTGATATTGTTGTGTACAATATCCTCATCAATGGTGCAGGAAAATATGGGAAAGTAGATGTTGCGAGGATTCTTTTCCAAGGTCTAATTGATAAAGGCCTGCAACCTAATGTTCGTACATATAACGTGATGATCAGTGGTTTTTGTCGGGGAGGTCAATTGGGGGAAGCAAGGTTGTTGTTTTTTAAAATGGAAGAGAGTGGCTGCCCGCCAGATGATGTTACTTACCGTGTTTTACTCCAAGGATATCTAAAGAACAGGCACTATGATGATGTGGAGATGCTTTTACAGGAAATGGATGGTAGAGGTTACTCACTTGATGCTTCGACTTTATCGTTATTTATAGATCATATCGCAGCTGGTTTACTAGATAGAAGTATGCTTAAGTTGTTCGGTAAGCTTGTGCCAAAAGAATTATTGAACGATCCTAGGTTGTGCGACTGGGAGTGA